From a region of the Coffea arabica cultivar ET-39 chromosome 3e, Coffea Arabica ET-39 HiFi, whole genome shotgun sequence genome:
- the LOC140038408 gene encoding norfluorocurarine oxidase-like, with product MALINLDLSFFSIFSLLIFLLSLLKWFYAASKPQKKLPPSPPKLPIIGNLHQLGQFPHRSLQSLSRKYGPLMLLELGSKPMLVVSSSNAACQILKTHDLSFASRPKSSIPDKLFYGSKDIAFAPYGEYWRQLKSISMLHLLSNKRIQSFQHVREEETSLMIEKISRMCSSSAVNLSDMFLILTNDIICRVALGRKYSEEENGRKSMENLKVFGELLGIFDVGNYIPSLAWVNRFNGLDSKVKKTVKQIDGFLEGVIEEHMNKRKGKAESDSTSEARCQDFVDILIEINEEKTMGFALERDAMKAIILDVFGAGSDTTHSVMDWGMSELLKNPKVLHKLQAEVRDVTQGKPEITRADMEKMQYLKAVIKETMRLHTPVPLLGPKESNQDVKVMGYDVPKNTQVLVNAWAIARDPLLWKNPEEFRPERFLSSSVDFHGLNFELIPFGAGRRVCPGINFAMSVTELALAKLVNTFNFTSPDGINPNELDMTESFGITVHRKFPLHAIATPYSC from the exons ATGGCTTTGATAAATCTtgatctttcatttttctcaattttttcctTGCTCATATTCCTTCTATCCCTTCTCAAATGGTTCTATGCCGCTTCTAAACCCCAGAAAAAGTTACCACCATCTCCACCAAAGCTCCCAATTATTGGCAATCTTCACCAGCTTGGCCAGTTTCCACATCGCTCCCTCCAATCACTGTCAAGAAAATATGGTCCACTCATGCTGCTTGAACTGGGAAGCAAGCCAATGCTGGTTGTCTCTTCCTCTAATGCAGCTTGCCAGATCTTGAAAACCCATGATTTATCCTTTGCAAGCAGGCCTAAATCGAGCATCCCAGATAAACTCTTTTACGGAAGCAAAGACATAGCTTTTGCGCCATATGGTGAGTATTGGAGACAACTAAAAAGCATTTCTATGCTTCATCTTTTGAGTAACAAAAGGATTCAGTCTTTTCAACATGTCAGAGAAGAAGAGACGTCACTCATGATCGAGAAGATCAGCCGAATGTGTTCTTCCTCAGCTGTAAACTTAAGTGACATGTTTTTAATTCTCACAAATGATATAATCTGTAGGGTTGCCTTGGGGAGGAAGTATAGTGAGGaagaaaatgggaggaaaagtatGGAGAATTTGAAGGTGTTTGGTGAGTTACTGGGTATTTTTGATGTAGGAAACTATATTCCTTCGCTTGCATGGGTTAATCGCTTCAATGGCTTGGATTCTAAAGTGAAGAAAACGGTTAAacagattgatggatttctggAGGGTGTGATAGAAGAGCACATGAATAAGAGGAAAGGAAAGGCTGAAAGTGACTCTACTAGTGAGGCAAGATGCCAAGACTTTGTAGATATCTTGATTGAGATTAATGAGGAAAAGACTATGGGCTTTGCTCTTGAGCGAGATGCCATGAAAGCTATCATCCTG GATGTCTTTGGTGCTGGATCTGATACAACACATTCAGTTATGGATTGGGGAATGTCAGAACTTCTAAAGAACCCCAAAGTCTTGCATAAATTGCAGGCTGAGGTAAGAGATGTGACTCAAGGAAAACCAGAAATAACTCGAGCTGATATGGAGAAAATGCAGTACTTAAAAGCAGTGATTAAAGAAACTATGCGACTTCATACTCCAGTTCCATTACTGGGTCCTAAAGAATCGAATCAAGACGTCAAAGTAATGGGGTATGACGTACCAAAGAACACGCAGGTACTTGTGAATGCTTGGGCAATTGCAAGAGATCCGTTGTTGTGGAAGAACCCGGAGGAATTTCGACCTGAGAGGTTTTTGAGTTCGAGTGTAGATTTTCATGGTTTGAACTTTGAGTTAATTCCGTTTGGTGCTGGACGAAGAGTTTGCCCGGGTATCAACTTCGCCATGTCAGTAACTGaacttgcattggcaaaactgGTCAACACATTTAACTTTACATCACCTGATGGAATCAATCCAAACGAGTTGGACATGACCGAATCATTTGGTATCACAGTCCACAGAAAATTTCCTCTGCATGCCATTGCCACACCATATTCTTGCTAA
- the LOC140038407 gene encoding uncharacterized protein: MPRSSRTGELVYDPEVEKAVRRRRQETKRQKEGHLFAANESAEDEVSLANNQTLRELAAPDLTHQPLCITFPALAENTAFELKSGLIQLLPFYHGLSGEEPHKHVKEFEVDAAKDWLYYLPAGSITTWAQLKKKFLEKFFPASRAASLRKEICGIKQYPGESLYEYWERFNKLCTRCPQHQISEQLLIQYFYEGLQSTDRSIIDAASGGALANKTPREAWELIEAMAENSQQFGLRESNPPRRVNEVETSSIQQQLSELTSVVRQLAMRDTPRAKVCGICTSMDHCTDTCPILQEDGAEQLWEHATKFISESSTRIPPAMATKISTLVLQFRKLPGGPSQKPGHDYYPASTEIRSLAANTAQLQQDTKADKKDQDVRISQLATAINRLESHVYGKLPSQPEVNPRNVPKYTKFLKDLCVNKRKLRGDDRVMVGKNVSAVLQRKLLPKCGDPGPLKETGIIIQLADRTCAYPDGIVEDVLVQVDGLIFPADFYVLYMDDRSAPNPSPIILGRPFLSTA; encoded by the exons atgccccgTTCTTCTCGCACAGGTGAATTAGTATACGACCCTGAGGTTGAGAAGGCAGTGCGTAGGCGGAGGCAAGAGACCAAGAGGCAAAAAGAAGGGCACTTATTTGCTGCAAACGAGTCAGCGGAAGACGAAGTAAGCTTGGCCAACAACCAAACATTGAGGGAGCTGGCTGCCCCGGATCTGACTCACCAGCCCTTATGCATCACATTCCCCGCTTTGGCTGAGAATACTGCTTTCGAACTGAAGTCGGGGTTGATTCAACTATTACCTTTTTACCATGGTCTCTCTGGCGAAGAACCTCACAAGCACGTCAAGGAGTTCGAGGTG GATGCAGCTAAAGATTGGTTGTACTACCTACCAGCAGGTAGTATTACCACATGGGCGCAGctgaaaaagaaattcttggaaAAATTCTTCCCTGCATCCCGGGCTGCGAGTTTGAGGAAGGAGATCTGCGGCATTAAACAATATCCCGGTGAGTCCTTGTATGAATACTGGGAAAGGTTTAACAAGTTGTGCACTAGATGCCCGCAGcatcaaattagtgaacaaCTGTTAATCCAATACTTCTATGAAGGGCTCCAATCAACCGATAGGAGTATCATTGACGCTGCGAGTGGGGGAGCACTTGCAAACAAGACACCGAGGGAAGCGTGGGAGCTCATCGAAGCCATGGCAGAGAACTCCCAGCAATTTGGTTTACGTGAGAGCAACCCTCCCCGTAGAGTCAACGAGGTAGAGACTTCATCTATACAGCAGCAACTGTCAGAATTGACGTCTGTTGTTAGACAATTGGCCATGAGAGACACGCCGCGAGCGAAGGTGTGTGGAATCTGTACTAGCATGGACCACTGCACGGACACGTGCCCCATTTTGCAAGAGGACGGGGCGGAACAG TTATGGGAACATGCAACAAAGTTCATTTCCGAATCGTCCACCAGGATTCCACCAGCCAtggcaaccaaaatctcaaccctCGTCCTCCAATTCAGGAAGCTCCCTGGAGGACCTAGTCAAAAGCCTGGCCACGACTACTACCCAGCTTCAACAGAGATCAGATCCTTGGCCGCGAATACCGCGCAGCTCCAGCAGGACACCAAAGCTGACAAAAAGGACCAAGATGTTCGAATAAGCCAACTGGCAACTGCCATCAACCGCTTGGAGTCCCACGTTTATGGGAAACTACCATCGCAACCCGAGGTAAATCCCAGGAAT GTACCCAAGTACAcaaagttcttgaaagacttGTGCGTtaacaaaagaaagctaaggggTGATGACAGAGTGATGGTGGGAAAGAATGTATCAGCTGTACTTCAAAGAAAACTCCTACCCAAATGcggagatccag GACCTTTAAAAGAAACGgggataataattcaattggctGATCGTACATGTGCTTATCCGGATGGGATAGTTGAGGATGTTTTAGTGCAAgtagatggattaatttttcctgctgatttttatgtgctttacATGGATGATAGAAGTGCCCCAAATCCATCACCCATTATATTAGGAAGACCATTTTTGAGTACTGCCTAG